From Deltaproteobacteria bacterium, the proteins below share one genomic window:
- a CDS encoding response regulator transcription factor, with the protein MSDQRTAGATAPSLLIVDDDEVFRTRLARAFGERGYDVRAAGGYEEALARAREDSPEMAVVDLRMPGPSGLELVRDLKALDPSTRILVLTGYGSIATAIEAVRIGAVYYLQKPADVDDILAGFARGEAPPLDPPPSDYTAPSLARAEWEHISRVLSDCGGSISEAARRLGLHRRSLQRKLQKYPPRS; encoded by the coding sequence ATGAGCGACCAACGTACGGCCGGCGCGACCGCGCCCTCGTTGCTCATCGTCGACGACGACGAGGTGTTCCGGACGCGGCTCGCGCGCGCGTTCGGCGAGCGCGGCTACGACGTTCGCGCCGCGGGAGGCTACGAGGAGGCGCTCGCGCGGGCCCGCGAGGACTCGCCCGAGATGGCGGTCGTCGACCTCCGCATGCCGGGTCCGTCGGGGCTGGAGCTGGTGCGCGACTTGAAGGCGCTCGACCCGAGCACGCGCATCCTCGTGCTCACCGGCTACGGCTCGATCGCGACCGCGATCGAGGCCGTGCGGATCGGCGCGGTCTACTACCTCCAGAAGCCGGCCGACGTCGACGACATTCTCGCCGGCTTCGCGCGCGGCGAGGCGCCGCCGCTCGACCCGCCGCCGTCCGACTACACGGCGCCCTCGCTCGCGCGCGCCGAGTGGGAGCACATCAGCCGCGTTCTCTCCGACTGCGGCGGCAGCATCTCGGAGGCCGCACGCCGCCTCGGCCTGCACCGA